Genomic window (Phragmites australis chromosome 5, lpPhrAust1.1, whole genome shotgun sequence):
TCGCTCACAGGTCACAACATGTGATTTTATATAAATTTGAGCTAGGGGTGTCCACGACCCTCTCTAATTTaactaataatatttttttaattaaataattgttttaaaaaatagcttTATTGGTTGAATAAAAAAGAGTCAATAGATAcccttagattaattaatttgaatcCCTAATCTGAGTGACTATTTGGAACGGTGaaatttcatataaattttggaGACTAAAGTCGTTAGGGGTTTTTTTCTAACACTGGACCCAAAGACAGCATGTTTGCGCTTAGGCATCCAGGATGAAACCAAGAATCTGGAAACCTAACACAATCCGAGTTGGTCACTACTCACTAGAGTCTGATGTGAGCTCCATGGAGCTGGATGCATAAAGCTGAGGTTCGACCTAGCACTTAACATTTGTTGACTCCTAAAAATTGGTCTTTTGGTTTCTCCGTTGTTTAAGTTGttatttgagttgaaattttgatTATGATAGCATGCTCtactttaccaaaaaaaaatagatttttttataattatttgtgCGGCGTTCTTAGAGTTGGGAGCACCCGAGCATGCTAGCACAAAATATTTTCCCACTTAACAATTATCTAATATACTTGTACATGTAAGAAATATTACGCCCGTTTCTCTAATATATTTAAAGTAAGGGTTTGTTCTCTCATTAAATGATTGAGATTTTACTTACCTCTCAGTAACTTTTTCAAACGTTGGATTTAGATCTAACTATACAGACCACCCCCTTCATTTTTAACCTTATCCCCCTTACCCCCTACGCCTCTTGTTTTCTTAAAATGTTACGCTGAATAAGAAAAATGTTTCAGatgcaataaaataaaatgttcTACCTTTGAGAAAAAATGACTGAGAAATTTGCAAATCTCTATCACCTGACTAGCAAATCAGTTAAAGTAAACTATCGCATCTCCAAAAAGCGTTTCTAGACCTGGACCGTATTTTgtacattttatttttttcatatttccCATCCTGTACCCACCTGCACCAATCTCCCTGCAGCACAAAGGCCATGATATGGGGACTACATAATTCAACGCCTATGAAATATATATTGTTACATCACATCTCAAGAAGGGCAAAAGGAGGACGACAATAATTCTCGTACAACTTGTTGACCCATATTGTATCACAATCTCAAGGGCAAACAGGGGACGACAATAATTTGGTACAACTCTGACTTGTCATCTGCCCATTTTTTGTCCTACGAATAATTGAGAGGACGTCTCTATCCGTCTTCAGATAGTCTTCCTCAACAAGAGAGCCCCGAGAAAAGGATGAGTTCTAAAAAAAAGAGGGAAATTATGAAGTGAGAATGATGTTGATGTGCATGTGACATGTCAGAGGATAGTACCATGCCCTGTGTTTGTACCGCCAAACGGCACTGACAAAAGAGCAGGCAAAACTATCTTGCAGAACACTCTGAACTGTGAAGACGGTAGAATGGACCCAATGGAGCTCCATAACAAGGGATGGCGCAGTAAACTAGTCTGAAGAACAGCACGTCCGTGTCGTTCTGGGTCCTTTTAAGACCGATTGGAAGCAGCAAGGCAAAATTCTGATTCAACTTTGAACGAGACAAAATATTTTCTCTATGTTTCAAATTGATATTAAGGATACCTAATCTCCTTCAGCGGGGCATTGTTTACATTCCTTGCTGAGCCTACAGACCTGGGGGCTTGAGAAACGGGATCGGGATGAGACTCTCGACATCGACTGGGGTGCCGACAATGCTATTTACAACCTCGTTCGTAACAGTTGTCCCTTTCCACCCGGTGAACCAGGGGCCTCCACCAACTTCCAGCGCCGCCATGTTGCTTGTGGCATCGAGTATCATCTGCGAGAGAATTAGTTATTATGTACTCTTGCTCAAAAACTAGCCACTAATTTCTTCATGCGAGCTTTCCAGTTGTAGTAGTGCATACACGCTAATCGTGCATACATGAAAGAATGAGGTTAGTTTGATCTAGAAGCACTGCAGTTGCATTGTGTCTAAATATGCTTTTGACCCATGAAAAACCAATCAGAAAATGTCAAAAAGAAGAGCATGAAAGATCATGCATCATTCATTCTATGGATATCAATAAGAAACAGTGAATTAATGACTAATATGTGAGCCATATGAAAACAAGTGACAAGAACTTTCATGATAATGCAAGCATACCTCTCCTTTGCCACCATCGTGCTTCTTTTCCCACAACTGTAGCCTGAGATCTCCGTAGACGGTGTCTTTGCATGTCGGTACCAGTCCGGCCTCCGAAGTAGGAGCTCGCAAAGTAGTGCCTGGTTCTTTAGTGGTTGCTTCTATTTCTACCTGTCAAAAAGGTAAGGATGCATTTCATTAAGGAGCATAAGGAAAGTGATATTAAAACTAGCGGAACAAAAGCTGGCAGTAAAAGTTGAAGTGTGACTACAGCCTAACTGCAATAGAGACTGTAATAAAGCTAATTCTTTTAAACAACCAGGATGCTAAATGGGAGTGCCTTGCTCACTTGAGAATTTCAGCCAACCAGTTCGTAGACAAGCAAAATTCACAGAACTGTACTATTATGCAGTAATTACCAGATGATTTTTGTTCTCGCCAGACATTTTCCAGTGACCCCAAGGAGCAATATCCCAGCTTACAGTCCCAGTCCATGGaacaaattcataaaatttccCCTCATAATGTATTCCAATCTGCAGAGAAAAACAATAGTTCTTATACATAATAGTTGCATAATATATCATCTGTTTGCTTATCACAGGAATACAGGGTTTCATTTTGTGAAAGGAATGCTCTTATAGTATTATTTGAGAGGAAAAAGATACCACTTCACTATACTGACTAAGCAGTTGTTCTATATACTGTCATTAGTAAATTGACTGAGAAGTAATAACACAATGAGTACAGCTACATTTGTTTGTCAATTGTCATAACTAAGGGTATCGATGTGGTGAAGAAATTTGTATATATAGAACTTTGGACAAGAAAAGTTGCAACATCTCGATGGAAGTTCATCTTGGTACAGTCCATTAAGGTGGCCAAACTTACAGGAAACAACTAAAAGTATTAAATGGAAAGAATGATCATCTTAAAACATATATTCAATCAATACAAAAGCAAGACAGAACATCCACTGTTggcaaaagagaagaaaatgtaTCATGCAAGTAGGCATACTGAAATCCAAATCTTTTTGGCAACTTCAGTCGCTCTGCTATTTTGAGTAAATAAACATTTGAAAATAACTGGTGTTCAGAATTAGTCCCTCAGGCGACAGTTTTCTCAATGGAAGCTAtactttattaaaaatatataggtTATTGATCTCCGAATTCAATCATTGAAAACTAAAAAGTGTTGGCCTAAACTTCATCAACCCTCTTACAGTCCTATTCCAGTAAAATGGGCATGTAAAAGACTAAGTTAAGTTGGTAGGAATGAGCTAACAATACAACTTGTTCAGAAAGGTCAGTGTATCTTATTTATGGTTGGCTAATGTGGGGTCTACATGCCCTGCACGAGGAATTGACTGAGAAATGGAAATGGCCAAACAGAATAAACTTCTGAAAtaccctttttccttttttcccccCCTTTTCTCTATTACCTATCTAACTACTAATTGGTGGAATAGCAGTGATATAGTTATCTACCGAAATGTCCACAATAAATATCGTGCTTCTGCGATCTCTAATGACCAGTAGGTCCatgaaaaatcattttttttttgctagataTCGATGTTTTAAGCTTGCGTATGCTTGCATGATGAGTTAAGTAACTTATATAGTCAGAACTAGAAGTACGCACCATgttaaaatttcaaaataaagTATCAGAAACTGTACCAGTGAAGGACTTTCATAGGTATCACCCAGTCCAATTTTCCTCAATCCACCAGCAGCAGTTAAAGCAACTTCACCAGATGTGCCTGAGAAGACATTGCACTGGATCTGCATGAACAAAGATTGCTCAAATGGTTACGTCGGTAATACATGATtttacaattaatataaaaaataaagaacgATGATTTACTTCACAAGAAAAAAACTGAAATGCCATAGCTACCAGAACACATTGGGCCAAGAAGGATCAATAATcactcaatatttttttatcgatAACAGTAGTCATTATTCCAAATAAATTTATCACTATAACCAAGGGTAAACATTACCAGCAATTTAAAACCAAAATTATGCCATATAAAGCATGTTCTCTTATCTGCAAATATTATGAGAATGTATTCAATATTATAAGGCATTCATGACATCAGAACCAACAGAGGGTAAGggtaagaaaaaatatagacaaCACACCCAATACCACTTTCTTGGGAAAGCTCCGCCCCAGTTCTTTTCTGAGTAAGATGGAGcattttcaaattcaaaccgCTCTCCATCCCATTCTATCCATCCTGAAAAGTACACCCATATCACTGTTGTTAAGACTAACTCCATATTAACAAACAGTTATTACAGGGAATAGGCTCAAAAGGCATATGGATGCTTGCTATAATAATGGACACAACATGAGGGGAGAGGGTGGGGACTTTTGACAAAAATTAGAACTCAAGTGGAAAGAAGTCATTTGATGAAGATAATAACCAGGATCTTAGAATGGACCAGCTGCAGTTCCAAATACATGCTAAATGCAACTATGGTTCTTACAAGCATTAGTAAAGGGTAAAGAAGCCATGTTAGTGAAAATCCAATTTTCACATGTTAGGTTAAGAACTACAAAGCTACAGTGCCACTGTACATCATTGTTTACACATGAGATGTGACCTCAGCAAACCAATAGTGATATATGGGCCGTCTACTGTGAATTAACTTATAACAGTATGTTGTTCAGAATAACTCAACATCTTTAtttgttcagacttcagagtaTCACAGACCAACCTGTGGACAAGCCATCAGCCATGCATATTTGCCAATGAGGCTCAAATAAAGGAAAAGCTGCGAGCCAACCAGCTGTGGACAATTGCTTAGATTTAACGTCACCCCAGCCATACACTGGACGAGTGCTGTACTCCCAACGAGCTGTTTGGACATTTGGCACATACTTTGACCTGCGAGGGGACAACTAGCTCAGATCAATAATAGCAAAAAATCTGCAtctgtttttttctcttttatccaATCTCTGTTGAAGTGTATAACACACAAGATATGGGGACCATTAGGAGAGGTAGTTTGCTAGGCTTTTAATAATGAGGAGaaattgttagaatatatgggcttggacaattatatttgtgtaatttcaaataaatcttaaaggctCAACCGTGTGGAGGTGGGTGTGTATCTTTTAGTCTCACCCAcctagtggaggtggagggagaccaacttaaaagggattctctcctccacccacttagcatgtgtggatgagaggactaagAGAACACacgcgctcgctcgctcgcctcGCCAGGTCGAGTTATGGCAGTGACCATGGCCATGGCCGGGGTGAAGGGTAGAGAGCACATGGCACCTGCGTGAATGGTCCGTCGAAATCGGGTCCAACTGCTTGCGCAAGTGAGGCTTCCttttgcagtttttttttctgcgtggacaaacaaataaatatataaaaatcatgTCGGTTAAGAGTCCGATCGTAACGTGTAACAGAGTCTGATCGTGGTGTGTCTCAACCGCGCGattctccctctatatatatctatcaaCCGCAGCCACAAAGAATATACAAAATTAGGATTTTGCCAATTTCTCTTTGTTGcgcacgtagtctactccatcctgtTGCGCCGGCATGCACTGAtgaacgggagagcaggtctccagaACCCGTCGCTCTTGAGATCCTGCATCgagagagggcgaataagatttttagaaaGCGTTCGACACGactgctcacgatctgcttcctctacatcattgtgatctacttcgactacttcatctttatcatcgtCTACTACTTCGATATCATAAGAGCCTCTGCATCTCATGCTGTTGTCGGGTACGTACATTGTAATCTGTTTTAGTTACCTAGTCAGAGT
Coding sequences:
- the LOC133918787 gene encoding probable tocopherol cyclase, chloroplastic; its protein translation is MDLIATAAAVRGPTAAPRAPRAARPSRRGRSLLRRAAASSTSSSAVVAAAAAPVYAPTPRDRPLRTPHSGYHFDGTPRPFFEGWYFKVAIPECRQSFCFMYSVENPLFRHGMSDLDQLVHGQRFTGVGAQILGADDKYICQFTEKSNNFWGSRHELMLGNTFIPNEGSTPPDREVPPQEFSNRVLEGFQVTPIWHQGFIRDDGRSKYVPNVQTARWEYSTRPVYGWGDVKSKQLSTAGWLAAFPLFEPHWQICMADGLSTGWIEWDGERFEFENAPSYSEKNWGGAFPRKWYWIQCNVFSGTSGEVALTAAGGLRKIGLGDTYESPSLIGIHYEGKFYEFVPWTGTVSWDIAPWGHWKMSGENKNHLVEIEATTKEPGTTLRAPTSEAGLVPTCKDTVYGDLRLQLWEKKHDGGKGEMILDATSNMAALEVGGGPWFTGWKGTTVTNEVVNSIVGTPVDVESLIPIPFLKPPGL